From a region of the Impatiens glandulifera chromosome 4, dImpGla2.1, whole genome shotgun sequence genome:
- the LOC124936840 gene encoding tetraspanin-9-like, whose amino-acid sequence MAGEEINSCFTCISCIIFLFTFLTTGVGIISTGKSSCFLILEIPLIAIALTVMVLSLTVTICSCIGLRKPRFLACAACIWCLLIPLSSTYSIMSIYQAVITIKGKGIELPDRAYNEYQLHAYSKNLRKLVTNSHNWGKVHKCLIRTNACKRLTHNKANDTFMEFATKELSPIESGCCKPSYFCNFTYVTPTNWSVTFNGSNKNPDCHLWSNDPGTFCYNCQSCKAGTLQVFKAKWNNIFKLSL is encoded by the exons ATGGCTGGAGAAGAGATAAACTCGTGTTTCACATGTATAAGCTGCATCATATTccttttcacattcttaacaacCGGAGTAGGAATAATCTCCACCGGAAAATCAAGCTGTTTCCTCATCCTTGAAATTCCACTCATCGCAATTGCTCTAACAGTGATGGTTCTTTCTTTAACTGTTACAATCTGTAGCTGTATCGGTTTAAGAAAACCCAGATTTCTCGCTTGTGCTGCCTGTATATGGTGTCTCCTCATCCCTTTATCAAGCACCTACAGTATCATGTCAATTTACCAAGCCGTAATCACCATCAAAGGGAAGGGTATCGAGTTACCCGATAGAGCTTACAACGAATATCAGCTACATGCTTACTCCAAGAATTTGCGAAAGCTTGTCACGAATTCTCACAATTGGGGCAAGGTTCATAAGTGTTTGATTCGAACCAACGCATGCAAGAGACTCACACATAACAAGGCTAATGACACTTTCATGGAGTTTGCTACTAAGGAATTGTCTCCTATTGAG TCTGGATGTTGTAAACCGTCTTACTTTTGCAATTTTACTTATGTGACCCCGACCAATTGGAGTGTGACATTTAATGGGTCGAATAAAAACCCGGATTGCCACCTATGGAGCAATGATCCCGGGACTTTTTGTTATAATTGTCAGTCGTGTAAAGCTGGAACGCTTCAAGTTTTTAAGGCCAAGTGGAATAACATCTTCAAATTGAGTTTATGA
- the LOC124936796 gene encoding tetraspanin-8-like: protein MANCCLITTYILICIFTFTTTIIGIAVMAKNNCTAILQTPFIVVDSGILILSLVFLICSAYDNCKRFAKFGLTLMILFTVGFLVLIFYNMSIMSHGKGVYLPDRRYDEYQLHKYSKPFQKMIENSNTWNQIEKCLKRRNACKRLTRKKANNTLMEFYTKPLTPIESGCCKPSYYCNFTYVSPTNWTSTVNSSLTNPDCQTWNNDPNTLCFNCKACKAGVLQDFKHHWKKIFVPIQSLVSIGNSPFS, encoded by the exons ATGGCTAATTGCTGTTTGATTACAACTTACATTCTCATATGCATCTTCACCTTTACAACAACCATCATTGGGATTGCGGTCATGGCTAAAAACAATTGCACCGCAATTCTTCAAACTCCCTTCATAGTAGTCGACTCCGGCATCCTCATCTTATCTCTGGTGTTTTTAATATGCTCTGCCTACGACAATTGCAAGAGATTTGCAAAATTTGGTCTCACTCTCATGATTCTCTTCACGGTAGGATTCCTTGTCCTTATCTTTTACAACATGTCTATCATGAGTCATGGAAAGGGTGTTTATTTGCCTGATCGAAGGTACGATGAGTATCAACTTCACAAATACTCGAAACCCTTTCAAAAGATGATCGAAAATTCCAACACATGGAATCAGATCGAGAAGTGTTTGAAACGTAGAAACGCATGTAAGAGGCTTACTCGTAAAAAGGCTAACAATACATTGATGGAGTTCTATACTAAGCCTTTGACACCTATTGag TCGGGATGTTGTAAGCCGTcgtattattgtaattttacgTACGTGAGTCCTACCAATTGGACATCGACGGTGAATTCGTCGTTGACGAACCCGGATTGCCAAACGTGGAACAACGATCCAAACACTTTGTGTTTTAATTGTAAGGCGTGTAAAGCGGGTGTGCTTCAAGATTTTAAGCATCATTGGAAGAAGATCTTTGTGCCAATTCAGTCACTTGTTAGTATTGGAAATAGCCCATTTAGTTGA